A single region of the Sciurus carolinensis chromosome 14, mSciCar1.2, whole genome shotgun sequence genome encodes:
- the LOC124964667 gene encoding interferon alpha-5-like, with amino-acid sequence MALPLAVLLALVVLSYQSTCSLGCDLPQIYNLGLETPERNEEGVLMLLEKMRRVPTLSCLSYRKDFAFPQEQMDGEQVQKAQAVSILHEMTQQVFNLFSTQESFAAWDKTLLDTFLTGLYQQLDDLKACVTQQVGVEEAPLRALRKYFHRITVYLKGRKHLPCAWEVVRAEIVRSFSSSANLYERLRSKE; translated from the coding sequence ATGGCCTTGCCCTTGGCTGTCCTGCTGGCCCTGGTGGTGCTCAGCTACCAGTCTACCTGTTCTCTGGGCTGTGACCTGCCTCAGATCTACAACCTGGGTCTTGAAACACCTGAGAGAAATGAGGAGGGGGTCCTGATGCTCctggagaaaatgaggagagTTCCCACCTTGTCCTGCCTCAGCTACAGAAAGGACTTTGCCTTCCCCCAGGAGCAGATGGATGGTGAGCAGGTGCAGAAGGCTCAAGCTGTCTCTATCCTCCACGAGATGACCCAGCAGGTCTTCAACCTCTTCAGCACCCAGGAGTCCTTTGCTGCTTGGGACAAGACCCTCCTGGACACATTCCTCACTGGCCTCTATCAGCAGCTGGATGACCTGAAAGCCTGTGTGACCCAGCAGGTGGGGGTGGAAGAGGCTCCGCTGAGGGCTCTGAGGAAGTACTTCCACAGGATCACTGTCTACCTGAAGGGGAGGAAACACCTCCCTTGTGCCTGGGAGGTGGTCAGAGCAGAAATCGTGAGATCCTTCTCTTCATCAGCAAACTTGTATGAAAGACTAAGGAGTAAGGAATGA